Genomic DNA from Enterococcus saccharolyticus subsp. saccharolyticus:
TCAAATAAATCCCAACTAAACGTATGGTACTGCGGGGCTTTCGTAAATAGCACCACAAATAATAAAAACAAATAGACACTGTACACCAAATACAAATAAATAGCTGAAAAACGTTTAAATAATAATTGCAGATAAAACAACCAGCAACTTAATATCAAAAACAACGTCAACGTTTCTTTCGTATACGAAAAACGATCCATCACATGCACAAAACGTTCATACTGCAAAAGCGTAGGATAGGCAATATATTGAATGACCCCCACTCCTACGAGGCATGAGACCAATAATGCCAAAATACTTTTTATCCATCGTGTCATCCACAGCCCTCCTTGAAAGTAGTTGGTAATTATTGTAGCAGAGAAGCGAGCATTTTCCATTGAAAAAGCGGTATTTTAGTAAAAACTTGAAAGATTATTTCACCCAAACGAACATTTTTTCAATAAATATTAAAAAATAGCTGCATTTGGATTAATTAAATGATTAGTTTTTATGAAGAAAAGACGATGATTTACTAAAAAAGTGAGAGACCAAATAGTTAGTAGCCTCTCACTTTTTTCTA
This window encodes:
- a CDS encoding VanZ family protein gives rise to the protein MTRWIKSILALLVSCLVGVGVIQYIAYPTLLQYERFVHVMDRFSYTKETLTLFLILSCWLFYLQLLFKRFSAIYLYLVYSVYLFLLFVVLFTKAPQYHTFSWDLFDFLVKDKKTILEAILNVLYFVPLGGLYGLKAKWWEFGVIALLTILGIETIQYVFYIGTFALSDILLNFIGCLLGYSICLGLRKFTVV